Proteins encoded within one genomic window of Streptomyces taklimakanensis:
- a CDS encoding LCP family protein: MRQYAAPGDGPHDRAPRARDLGRRNGPYADASGTDGTGGGAGAGRGPRSGGHGAGHGRSGPEGSGGGTGGRRPGGAVRVLRWVALSLSVLVLGTAGAGYLYYEHLNGNLTRKPLTLGGDQLKHRQDADGRTPINILLLGSDSRNSTRNVELGGARDKVGDEPLADVQMLLHLSADRDSISVLSIPRDTRVTIPECTDPEDDTVHPRTIGKINTSLQHGGPGCTVATWGELTGIPIDHFMMIDFAGVVDMADAVGGVPVCVRANVHDPNSGLRLEKGETTVRGEQALQWLRTRYGFGDGTDIGRARAQHMYMNSMVRQLKAGTKLTDAGKLRALAEAATEALTVDDGIEGVKDLYDLANELKKVPTDRISMATMPWEYAAGGDYVVPKPGEAEQVFSLIRDDVALDGKDPAPKKDTARETRDPAAPEERITVRVLNGTRTAALGPVNGRAGAVADELRRLGFTLAAAEPTEEPRADTTLSYPDESLHGDALAVAEAVGLPERAVRRSAGVEEITLVVGADWREGATYPVGSEKPDDGERKAPKSADMLGGEDRGCMDVNPRYTW, translated from the coding sequence TTGAGGCAGTACGCCGCACCGGGGGACGGACCGCACGACCGCGCCCCGCGGGCCCGGGACCTCGGCCGGAGGAACGGACCGTACGCGGACGCCTCCGGAACGGACGGCACCGGAGGGGGTGCCGGTGCCGGACGCGGCCCGCGCTCCGGCGGGCACGGAGCGGGACACGGGAGGAGCGGCCCCGAGGGGAGCGGCGGCGGTACGGGGGGCCGTCGGCCCGGGGGCGCCGTGCGGGTGCTGCGCTGGGTCGCCCTCAGCCTGTCGGTACTGGTCCTGGGCACCGCCGGCGCCGGCTACCTCTACTACGAGCACCTCAACGGCAACCTCACCAGGAAGCCCCTCACCCTCGGCGGCGACCAGCTCAAACACCGTCAGGACGCCGACGGTCGCACCCCGATCAACATCCTGCTGCTGGGCTCCGACAGCCGTAACTCCACGCGGAACGTCGAGCTCGGCGGCGCCCGCGACAAGGTCGGGGACGAGCCGCTCGCCGACGTGCAGATGCTGCTGCACCTCTCCGCCGACCGCGACAGCATCTCGGTGCTCAGCATCCCCCGGGACACCCGGGTGACCATCCCCGAGTGCACCGACCCGGAGGACGACACGGTCCATCCACGGACCATCGGGAAGATCAACACCAGTCTCCAGCACGGCGGACCGGGCTGCACCGTCGCCACCTGGGGCGAACTGACCGGCATCCCCATCGACCACTTCATGATGATCGACTTCGCGGGCGTGGTGGACATGGCCGACGCCGTCGGCGGTGTCCCCGTCTGCGTGCGGGCCAACGTCCACGACCCCAACTCCGGCCTCCGTCTGGAGAAGGGCGAGACCACCGTCCGGGGCGAGCAGGCCCTCCAGTGGCTGCGCACCCGCTACGGCTTCGGCGACGGCACGGACATCGGCCGGGCCCGGGCCCAGCACATGTACATGAACTCGATGGTCCGCCAGCTCAAGGCCGGCACCAAGCTCACCGACGCCGGCAAGCTCCGGGCGCTCGCCGAGGCCGCGACCGAGGCGCTCACCGTGGACGACGGCATCGAGGGCGTCAAGGACCTCTACGACCTGGCGAACGAGTTGAAGAAGGTCCCCACCGACCGGATCTCCATGGCCACCATGCCGTGGGAGTACGCCGCCGGCGGCGACTACGTCGTCCCCAAGCCCGGCGAGGCCGAACAGGTCTTCTCCCTCATCCGCGACGACGTCGCGCTCGACGGGAAGGACCCCGCGCCGAAGAAGGACACCGCACGGGAGACGCGCGACCCCGCCGCGCCCGAGGAACGGATCACCGTGCGCGTCCTCAACGGCACCCGCACCGCCGCCCTCGGTCCCGTCAACGGCCGCGCCGGCGCCGTCGCCGACGAACTGCGGCGGCTCGGTTTCACTCTGGCCGCCGCCGAACCGACCGAGGAGCCCCGGGCCGACACCACCCTGTCGTACCCCGACGAGAGCCTGCACGGCGACGCCCTCGCCGTCGCCGAGGCCGTCGGCCTGCCCGAGCGGGCGGTACGGCGGTCGGCGGGCGTCGAGGAGATCACCCTGGTCGTGGGCGCCGACTGGCGTGAGGGCGCCACCTATCCGGTGGGGTCGGAGAAGCCGGACGACGGCGAGCGCAAGGCCCCAAAGAGCGCCGACATGCTGGGCGGCGAGGACAGGGGCTGCATGGACGTCAACCCCCGCTACACCTGGTGA
- a CDS encoding glycosyltransferase family 2 protein: MTSAQRSPSPAAAPPAVSVIMPVLNEERYLRSSVRHILEQEYAGELEVVIALGPSEDHTDAIAAELVREDPRVRTVPNPTGRTPAGLNAAIAASRHPIVVRVDGHGMLSPNYIATAVRLLEETGAANVGGIMHAEGENDWEKAVAAAMTSRIGVGNAAFHTGGEAGEAETVYLGVFRREVLEQQGGYNEEFIRAQDWELNFRIRQAGGLIWFSPELLVSYRPRPSVRALAKQYRNYGRWRHVVARYHSGSINLRYLAPPAAVVAMAAGLVVGALVTPWGLVVPAGYLAAITAGSVPAGRGLPPGARVRIPLALATMHMSWGWGFLTSPRKLAEKVKASRREPVTAGG; encoded by the coding sequence GTGACCTCTGCACAACGATCCCCCTCCCCGGCCGCGGCGCCGCCCGCGGTCTCCGTGATCATGCCGGTGCTCAACGAGGAGCGGTACCTGCGCAGCTCCGTGCGGCACATCCTGGAGCAGGAGTACGCCGGTGAGCTGGAGGTCGTGATCGCCCTCGGCCCATCCGAGGACCACACCGACGCCATCGCCGCCGAGCTGGTCCGCGAGGACCCGCGGGTGCGCACCGTGCCCAACCCCACCGGCCGCACCCCCGCCGGCCTCAACGCGGCCATCGCCGCCTCCCGCCACCCGATCGTGGTGCGGGTGGACGGGCACGGCATGCTCTCGCCGAACTACATAGCGACCGCCGTGCGGTTGCTGGAGGAGACCGGCGCGGCGAACGTCGGCGGCATCATGCACGCCGAGGGCGAGAACGACTGGGAGAAGGCGGTGGCCGCCGCGATGACGTCGAGGATCGGTGTCGGCAACGCGGCGTTCCACACCGGTGGCGAGGCCGGCGAGGCCGAGACGGTCTACCTGGGAGTCTTCCGGCGGGAGGTGCTGGAGCAGCAGGGCGGCTACAACGAGGAGTTCATCCGGGCGCAGGACTGGGAACTGAACTTCCGCATCCGGCAGGCGGGCGGGCTGATCTGGTTCTCGCCGGAGCTGCTGGTCTCCTACCGGCCGCGACCGAGCGTGCGCGCGCTGGCCAAGCAGTACCGCAACTACGGCCGCTGGCGGCACGTGGTGGCCCGCTACCACTCCGGGTCGATCAACCTGCGCTACCTGGCGCCGCCCGCCGCGGTGGTGGCGATGGCGGCGGGCCTGGTGGTGGGGGCGCTGGTCACCCCCTGGGGCCTGGTCGTCCCGGCGGGCTACCTCGCGGCGATCACCGCGGGATCGGTCCCGGCGGGCAGGGGTCTGCCGCCGGGAGCCCGGGTGCGGATCCCGCTCGCGCTGGCGACGATGCACATGTCCTGGGGCTGGGGCTTTTTGACCAGTCCGCGCAAGCTGGCCGAGAAGGTGAAGGCGAGCCGCAGGGAGCCGGTGACCGCCGGCGGCTGA
- a CDS encoding LCP family protein, whose translation MPLRSRSRQRGRHARPRPKRRGPSRWGTRIAGAVSAMVLLAGGIGHAVVSGLDGRLERVDPFHGLSHRPGAGGGTNFLVVGVDDRDDLTEEQKRRYSLGGEPCNCTDTIMLVHISADRGRASVVSIPRDTYAEFPEHIDPVTGERRTEHSGKINAAYSIGGPGLTVRTVEKLTGLRIDHYLEVDFTSFMRTIDALGGVPVCTPRPLRDERSGLDLPAGTTRLDGGEALRYVRARYLDAEGDLGRIKRQQRFLASVIGEATEKDLLTAPTRLGRVVSALLGSVRADRDFGADDLLALGRAMRGFTTASAEFASVPLDDPDHTVPGVGSTVVWNDEGAERLFTALRRDRPLTSGTAKRAGREGVGGAAADAKNLDEPPGGRPERTEKPRKDDPLPVEVDPARIRVRVENGTSDAALGDRVDRALRATGFDTTGAPRAAERRDVEHTVIRHDPGWDRSARALATALPGARLKAVKGQGPVLEVVLGDDRQEVRRVRPAPADGTAPAASSSASGSPSPSASPSSSPDGGGRPAKPGSGGVRAVTGDEVACP comes from the coding sequence ATGCCCCTACGGTCACGGTCCCGTCAACGCGGCCGCCACGCCCGTCCCCGACCGAAGCGGCGCGGCCCGTCCCGCTGGGGAACCAGGATCGCCGGCGCCGTCTCCGCGATGGTGCTGCTGGCCGGCGGCATCGGGCACGCGGTGGTCTCCGGACTCGACGGCCGCCTGGAGCGCGTGGACCCCTTCCACGGGCTCAGCCACCGCCCCGGTGCCGGAGGCGGCACCAACTTCCTGGTCGTCGGCGTCGACGACCGCGACGACCTCACCGAGGAGCAGAAACGCAGGTACTCGCTCGGGGGCGAGCCCTGCAACTGCACCGACACGATCATGCTCGTGCACATCTCGGCCGACCGCGGCCGGGCCAGTGTCGTCAGCATCCCCCGCGACACCTACGCCGAGTTCCCCGAGCACATCGACCCGGTCACCGGCGAGCGCCGCACCGAGCACTCCGGGAAGATCAACGCCGCCTACTCCATCGGCGGCCCGGGACTCACCGTCCGCACCGTCGAGAAACTGACCGGCCTGCGCATCGACCACTACCTGGAGGTCGACTTCACCAGCTTCATGCGGACCATCGACGCCCTGGGCGGCGTCCCCGTCTGCACCCCCCGACCGCTCCGCGACGAACGCAGCGGCCTCGACCTGCCCGCCGGCACCACCCGGCTCGACGGCGGAGAGGCCCTGCGGTACGTACGGGCGCGGTACCTCGACGCCGAGGGCGACCTCGGCCGCATCAAGCGTCAACAGCGCTTCCTGGCCTCCGTCATCGGCGAGGCCACCGAGAAGGACCTCCTCACCGCCCCCACCCGGCTCGGCCGGGTCGTCTCCGCACTGCTCGGATCGGTCCGCGCCGACCGGGACTTCGGCGCCGACGATCTGCTGGCGCTCGGCCGGGCCATGCGCGGCTTCACCACGGCCTCCGCCGAGTTCGCCTCCGTCCCCCTCGACGACCCCGACCACACGGTGCCCGGTGTCGGCTCGACCGTCGTGTGGAACGACGAGGGCGCGGAGCGGCTGTTCACCGCGCTGCGCCGGGACCGCCCCCTGACTTCCGGAACGGCGAAGCGGGCCGGGCGGGAGGGGGTCGGCGGTGCCGCGGCCGATGCCAAGAACCTCGACGAGCCCCCCGGCGGGAGGCCCGAGCGGACGGAGAAGCCCCGGAAGGACGATCCCCTGCCGGTCGAGGTCGATCCCGCGAGGATCCGCGTGCGGGTCGAGAACGGCACCTCCGACGCCGCCCTCGGCGACCGGGTGGACCGCGCCCTGCGCGCCACCGGCTTCGACACCACCGGCGCCCCCCGCGCCGCGGAGCGCCGGGACGTCGAGCACACCGTCATCCGCCACGACCCCGGCTGGGACCGCTCGGCGCGCGCCCTGGCCACCGCTCTGCCCGGCGCCCGGCTGAAGGCGGTGAAGGGGCAGGGGCCGGTGCTGGAGGTCGTCCTGGGCGACGACCGTCAGGAGGTGCGCCGGGTGCGTCCCGCGCCCGCCGACGGCACGGCCCCCGCCGCGTCCTCCTCGGCCTCGGGCTCCCCGTCGCCCTCCGCGTCCCCGTCGTCGTCCCCGGACGGCGGCGGTCGCCCGGCGAAACCCGGGAGCGGCGGCGTGCGTGCCGTCACGGGCGACGAGGTCGCCTGTCCCTGA
- a CDS encoding acyl-CoA thioesterase — protein sequence MTTQAQAPQHDLPGKPTAVSRTTLSHIMTGNDTNLLGTVHGGVIMKLVDDAAGAVAGRHSGGPAVTASMDEMVFLEPVRVGDLVHVKAQVNWTGRTSMEVGVRVLAERWNESAPATQVASAYLVFTAVDESGRPRPVPPVIPETERDKRRWQEAQIRRTHRLARRRAIKELRDRRAAEGIDD from the coding sequence ATGACGACTCAGGCCCAGGCCCCCCAGCACGATCTGCCGGGCAAGCCCACCGCGGTGTCCCGGACCACCCTGTCGCACATCATGACGGGCAACGACACCAACCTCCTCGGCACCGTCCACGGCGGGGTGATCATGAAGTTGGTCGACGACGCGGCGGGCGCGGTGGCCGGACGGCACTCGGGCGGGCCGGCGGTCACGGCGTCGATGGACGAGATGGTCTTCCTGGAGCCGGTCCGGGTGGGGGACCTGGTGCATGTGAAGGCCCAGGTGAACTGGACGGGCCGGACCTCGATGGAGGTCGGGGTGCGGGTGCTGGCCGAGCGCTGGAACGAGTCGGCCCCGGCGACGCAGGTCGCCTCGGCCTACCTGGTGTTCACGGCGGTGGACGAGAGCGGCAGGCCGCGACCGGTGCCGCCGGTGATCCCCGAGACCGAGCGGGACAAGCGGCGGTGGCAGGAGGCCCAGATCCGGCGTACCCACCGGCTGGCCCGGCGCCGTGCGATCAAGGAGTTGCGCGACCGGCGGGCGGCCGAGGGCATCGACGACTGA
- a CDS encoding LCP family protein, which yields MTDWPNGGGVGPRPDPTRAMPNPRRGDHYGGHGNHDGPTGYDGRPGYGGPAGYDSGYNTGQVYAGAGYAGGRGGDGNVGYRGPRPAPDWGRRIKVGFVTLLVVLLVWSVGTYFWADSKLRREVDLSTVVDRPEKGEGTTYLIVGSDSREGLTAEERKELHTGSAAGKRTDSMILLHDGPQGVVMISLPRDSWVTIPEFKGSESGKMFPSRGANKLNASYSMDGATLLVRTVEYNTGLRIDHYAEIGFGGFAKIVDAVGGVEMDIPRDIKDKNSGADFEKGRQTLNGAEALAFVRNRYEAGSDLERTKNQQKFLAALADQTATPSTVLNPFRLYPTMSAGLDTLIVDKDMGLFDLASMFWAMKDVTGGEGVSMNMPIAGSAPQGSLKWDMAKVKTLVEQIKNGEKVTVKGD from the coding sequence ATGACTGACTGGCCCAACGGCGGTGGCGTCGGACCGCGCCCGGACCCCACCCGTGCCATGCCGAACCCGCGACGCGGTGACCACTACGGCGGCCACGGCAACCACGACGGCCCCACCGGGTACGACGGCCGCCCCGGATACGGCGGCCCCGCCGGGTACGACTCCGGCTACAACACGGGCCAGGTGTACGCCGGCGCCGGCTACGCCGGGGGGCGCGGCGGGGACGGGAACGTCGGGTACCGCGGCCCGCGCCCCGCCCCCGACTGGGGCCGTCGGATCAAGGTGGGGTTCGTCACCCTGCTCGTCGTGCTCCTGGTGTGGTCCGTCGGCACCTACTTCTGGGCCGACTCCAAGCTGCGCCGCGAGGTCGACCTGAGCACGGTCGTCGACCGGCCCGAGAAGGGCGAGGGCACCACGTACCTGATCGTGGGCTCCGACAGCCGCGAGGGCCTGACCGCCGAGGAGCGGAAGGAACTGCACACCGGATCGGCCGCGGGGAAGCGCACCGACTCGATGATCCTGCTCCACGACGGCCCCCAGGGCGTCGTCATGATCTCCCTGCCCCGCGACTCCTGGGTCACCATCCCCGAGTTCAAGGGGTCCGAGAGCGGCAAGATGTTCCCCTCCCGCGGCGCCAACAAGCTCAACGCCTCCTACTCCATGGACGGCGCCACCCTGCTGGTCCGCACCGTCGAGTACAACACCGGCCTGCGCATAGACCACTACGCGGAGATCGGCTTCGGCGGCTTCGCCAAGATCGTGGACGCGGTCGGCGGCGTGGAGATGGACATCCCCCGCGACATCAAGGACAAGAACTCCGGCGCCGACTTCGAGAAGGGCCGTCAGACGCTGAACGGCGCCGAGGCGTTGGCCTTCGTCCGCAACCGCTACGAGGCGGGCAGCGACCTGGAGCGCACCAAGAACCAGCAGAAGTTCCTGGCCGCCCTGGCCGACCAGACCGCCACCCCCTCCACCGTCCTCAATCCCTTCAGGCTCTACCCGACGATGAGCGCGGGCCTGGACACCCTGATCGTCGACAAGGACATGGGGCTGTTCGACCTGGCCTCGATGTTCTGGGCCATGAAGGACGTCACGGGCGGCGAGGGCGTCTCGATGAACATGCCGATCGCGGGATCCGCGCCGCAGGGCTCCCTCAAGTGGGACATGGCGAAGGTCAAGACGCTCGTCGAGCAGATCAAGAACGGCGAGAAGGTCACCGTCAAGGGCGACTGA
- a CDS encoding ParA family protein: protein MIAGESLPAPSHLYTWVDVDEYFAKLAARDEWEPWLLEVDAYWDSVEFTIAEGTDPETVWAWLTERLGPLTVDMESQVILLESLDSGRSGDALEVHLRTTEKITQVTRVPRWGERRIVQELAQGLPAPQTEQFPHGVRVCAFHSFKGGVGRTLHCVALARELAERRTDTAADGQRILLVDADLEAPGISWMIASQGGRLDFALDDFISLLHGSPVDDRSHIIALARKFLLNQEHGGIIVLPTTRDSTRIGPPRIQPVDLLTHDRPPYILTESLAELAHSVGADTVLIDLRAGTSELSAPILLDPRVHRVFVTTVSDQSVQGTVNMLKHLAHRAPSRRPTDPSCAVLLTQFQEKEHGTELSEAAASLMEAVAGTIAPPSSSHEETGDESTVDRDVASEPLSSPFLPPLLALPRGWADVCDRIERTALRSVVSELADSLRPPEPAASISGLQNSQDDLRVVREKLADLARSLTYAETAQVQDGFLPTEALTNLVSNHRTEAPVEIIVGAKGSGKTFTYLRMCRQSTWEEFGAAVDVNNIELRAPLVPVLASQNLAEELRSGIDDVRRSSAARLTGNEPDSFLSIRDLVTEALDKRLNEVEWRQVWLTCLARAAGLDATAKTAESALTDLAREKRAVFVIDGLEDLFQDFNSNQQQQRALRALLTGCPEWLRSLRGHPLGLVVFVRRDLVLNSVQQNAQQFLERHRAYELRWNRTEALRLAAWVNERAGALMNDTSVSVRSASSKELSKILIQVWGQKLGSDRSREARSEEWFLAALSDFNLQIQARDIVYFLAEAASNSAGDEKTGRWSDRLLTPSAMRRALPQCSREKIFAMAQENEPVDAVFRHLQELPEEIRKVPFTLDSVRLTSAQARLLEANGVLFREKDQYWIPEIYRHGLGFGVSNVGRPRVVSITKLIRDRSDSV from the coding sequence GTGATCGCCGGGGAGTCCCTTCCTGCTCCGAGCCACCTCTACACCTGGGTGGATGTCGATGAGTACTTCGCCAAGCTCGCCGCACGGGACGAATGGGAGCCCTGGCTACTCGAGGTCGACGCATACTGGGACAGCGTCGAGTTCACCATTGCCGAGGGGACGGACCCCGAAACCGTGTGGGCGTGGCTCACCGAGCGGCTGGGTCCTCTCACCGTGGACATGGAAAGCCAAGTGATTCTACTGGAGTCGCTCGACAGCGGCCGCAGCGGCGATGCCCTTGAGGTCCACCTACGCACCACGGAGAAAATCACCCAGGTCACTCGGGTACCTCGATGGGGCGAGCGGCGCATCGTCCAGGAGTTGGCACAGGGACTGCCCGCTCCGCAGACAGAACAATTCCCCCACGGCGTTCGAGTCTGCGCCTTTCACTCTTTCAAAGGCGGAGTAGGTCGGACCTTGCACTGTGTCGCACTCGCCCGCGAACTGGCGGAGCGGAGAACCGACACGGCCGCTGACGGACAACGCATTCTCCTGGTCGACGCCGACCTCGAAGCACCGGGCATCAGTTGGATGATCGCTTCCCAGGGCGGAAGGCTGGATTTCGCTCTGGATGACTTCATCTCCCTGCTACACGGCTCCCCGGTCGACGACCGGAGCCACATCATCGCGCTGGCGAGGAAGTTCCTGCTCAACCAGGAGCATGGTGGAATTATCGTCCTGCCCACCACGCGGGACAGCACTCGGATCGGCCCGCCCCGAATCCAACCGGTGGATCTCCTGACACATGACCGGCCACCGTACATCCTGACGGAATCGCTGGCGGAGCTCGCCCACTCGGTGGGGGCGGACACCGTTCTGATCGACTTGAGAGCCGGCACCAGCGAACTCAGTGCACCGATCCTCTTGGACCCACGGGTACACCGCGTGTTCGTGACCACCGTCAGCGATCAGTCGGTGCAGGGCACCGTGAACATGTTGAAACACCTGGCCCACCGGGCCCCGTCCCGACGGCCGACCGACCCTTCCTGCGCCGTACTGCTCACTCAGTTCCAAGAGAAGGAACACGGGACGGAGTTGTCGGAAGCGGCAGCATCGTTGATGGAAGCGGTCGCCGGGACCATTGCTCCGCCATCGAGCTCCCACGAGGAGACCGGCGACGAGAGCACCGTTGATCGCGATGTGGCGTCCGAGCCCCTCAGCAGTCCCTTTCTCCCTCCCCTGCTCGCGCTCCCCCGGGGATGGGCCGACGTGTGCGACAGGATCGAGAGGACCGCGCTACGCTCCGTGGTGTCCGAGCTCGCGGACAGTCTGCGCCCACCGGAGCCGGCCGCTTCCATTTCGGGCTTGCAGAATTCCCAGGACGACCTTCGAGTCGTACGCGAAAAGCTCGCAGACCTGGCTCGGAGCCTTACGTATGCTGAGACCGCCCAGGTGCAGGACGGATTTCTACCGACAGAAGCCCTCACCAACCTGGTGTCGAACCACAGGACGGAGGCACCGGTGGAGATCATCGTCGGAGCCAAGGGATCCGGAAAGACCTTCACCTACCTCCGCATGTGCCGTCAGAGCACCTGGGAGGAATTCGGTGCAGCCGTCGACGTGAACAACATCGAACTCCGTGCTCCGCTGGTGCCCGTTCTGGCATCACAGAATCTTGCCGAAGAACTTCGCTCTGGAATCGACGACGTCCGGCGGTCTTCCGCCGCCAGATTGACCGGGAACGAACCGGACAGTTTCCTTTCCATCCGCGACTTGGTTACCGAAGCGCTGGACAAAAGACTGAACGAAGTGGAATGGCGCCAGGTCTGGCTAACGTGCCTGGCCCGCGCCGCCGGTCTGGACGCCACGGCCAAGACAGCCGAATCCGCACTGACGGATCTTGCCCGAGAGAAACGTGCGGTCTTCGTGATCGACGGCTTGGAGGATCTCTTCCAGGATTTCAACAGCAATCAGCAGCAGCAGCGCGCACTGAGGGCCCTGCTCACCGGTTGTCCCGAGTGGCTCCGTTCCCTGCGTGGACACCCTCTGGGTTTGGTTGTCTTTGTGCGGCGCGACCTCGTTCTGAACTCGGTCCAACAGAACGCCCAACAGTTCCTCGAACGTCACCGCGCATATGAGCTCCGGTGGAACCGGACCGAGGCGCTCCGTCTGGCTGCATGGGTGAACGAGCGAGCTGGTGCGCTGATGAACGACACGTCGGTCAGCGTTCGTTCGGCCAGTTCGAAGGAACTCTCCAAAATCCTCATCCAGGTATGGGGGCAGAAGCTCGGCTCGGACCGCTCCCGCGAAGCTCGCTCCGAGGAGTGGTTCCTGGCTGCGCTCTCCGACTTCAATCTGCAGATCCAGGCGAGAGACATCGTCTACTTCTTGGCCGAGGCCGCCAGTAATTCGGCCGGCGATGAGAAGACCGGAAGGTGGTCGGATCGTTTGCTTACTCCTTCGGCCATGCGCAGGGCGCTACCACAGTGCAGCCGGGAGAAGATCTTCGCGATGGCGCAGGAGAACGAACCCGTGGACGCTGTCTTCAGACACCTCCAGGAGTTGCCCGAAGAGATCCGCAAGGTTCCTTTCACCCTCGATTCGGTCCGTCTGACCTCAGCACAGGCTCGTCTCCTTGAGGCCAACGGTGTCCTTTTCAGAGAGAAGGACCAGTACTGGATTCCTGAGATCTACCGGCACGGACTCGGTTTCGGTGTCAGCAATGTCGGCCGACCGAGAGTCGTATCGATCACCAAACTGATCCGCGACCGGAGCGACAGCGTCTGA
- a CDS encoding acyl-CoA dehydrogenase family protein, translating to MAGSTDFDLYRPAEEHEMLRESVRSLAEAKIAPFAAEVDEQGRFPQEALDALVANDLHAVHVPETYGGGGADALATVIVIEEVARVCASSSLIPAVNKLGSLPVILSGSEELKRKYLTPLAKGDAMFSYCLSEPEAGSDAAGMKTRAVRDGDHWILNGVKRWITNAGVSEYYTVMAVTDPEKRSKGISAFVVEKGDEGVSFGAPEKKLGIKGSPTREVYFDNVRIPADRMIGEEGTGFATAMKTLDHTRITIAAQAIGIAQGALDYAKGYVAERKQFGKPIGDFQGVQFMLADMAMKLEAARQLTYAAAARSERVTLGADGKAEDLTFYGAAAKCYASDAAMEITTDAVQLLGGYGYTRDYPVERMMRDAKITQIYEGTNQVQRIVMARNLP from the coding sequence GTGGCGGGATCGACCGACTTCGACCTCTACCGGCCGGCCGAGGAGCACGAGATGCTCCGCGAATCGGTGCGCTCGCTCGCCGAGGCGAAGATCGCGCCCTTCGCCGCCGAGGTGGACGAGCAGGGCCGCTTCCCCCAGGAGGCGCTGGACGCCCTGGTGGCCAACGACCTGCACGCCGTCCACGTGCCCGAGACCTACGGCGGCGGCGGTGCCGACGCGCTGGCCACCGTCATCGTGATCGAGGAGGTCGCCCGGGTGTGCGCCTCCTCCTCCCTGATCCCGGCGGTCAACAAGCTCGGCTCGCTGCCGGTGATCCTCTCCGGCTCCGAGGAGCTCAAGCGCAAGTACCTCACCCCCCTCGCCAAGGGCGACGCGATGTTCTCCTACTGCCTGTCCGAGCCCGAGGCCGGCTCGGACGCGGCCGGCATGAAGACCCGCGCGGTGCGCGACGGCGACCACTGGATCCTCAACGGCGTCAAGCGCTGGATCACCAACGCCGGCGTCAGCGAGTACTACACGGTGATGGCCGTCACCGACCCCGAGAAGCGCTCCAAGGGCATCTCGGCCTTCGTCGTGGAGAAGGGCGACGAGGGAGTCTCCTTCGGCGCCCCGGAGAAGAAGCTCGGCATCAAGGGCTCCCCGACCCGCGAGGTCTACTTCGACAACGTCCGCATCCCCGCCGACCGCATGATCGGCGAGGAGGGCACCGGCTTCGCCACCGCCATGAAGACCCTGGACCACACCCGCATCACCATCGCGGCCCAGGCCATCGGCATCGCCCAGGGCGCGCTGGACTACGCCAAGGGCTACGTCGCCGAGCGCAAGCAGTTCGGCAAGCCGATCGGCGACTTCCAGGGCGTCCAGTTCATGCTCGCCGACATGGCGATGAAGCTGGAGGCCGCCCGTCAGCTCACCTACGCCGCCGCGGCCCGCTCCGAGCGCGTGACCCTCGGCGCCGACGGCAAGGCGGAGGACCTGACCTTCTACGGCGCCGCCGCCAAGTGCTACGCCTCGGACGCCGCCATGGAGATCACCACCGACGCCGTCCAGCTGCTGGGCGGCTACGGCTACACCCGCGACTACCCGGTCGAGCGCATGATGCGCGACGCCAAGATCACCCAGATCTACGAGGGCACCAACCAGGTCCAGCGGATCGTGATGGCCCGCAACCTGCCGTAA